Proteins found in one Methanospirillum hungatei JF-1 genomic segment:
- a CDS encoding CBS domain-containing protein: protein MDLSPIQNDILITLISLYEKKSLPIKGEEIADIILRNPGTVRNQMQALKAIGLVDGIPGPKGGYHPTSLAYKELHLKHDGEAYEVKISRDGEIVPGVKVGEIIFTTLSHADICHAQIRIIGSVKLFNNGDIITIGPTPVNKLLIKGEVFGKDENEPALIVSILEMVSLPKKPIRDYMTTPIKMLSTKNTLKEAIRLFNTHHIHGAPVMDGGFLRGIVTMSDILHAIEQDLPLDTRVCEVMTEDVVYADASVQLYEVIRKFKERSIGRLVVFEENRPVGILTQSDIFRTLPTN from the coding sequence ATGGATTTATCTCCGATTCAAAACGACATCCTGATTACGCTTATCAGCCTGTATGAAAAAAAATCTCTCCCCATTAAAGGAGAGGAGATAGCCGACATCATCTTACGCAATCCGGGTACGGTCCGAAACCAGATGCAGGCACTCAAGGCAATCGGACTTGTTGATGGTATCCCTGGCCCAAAAGGCGGGTACCACCCGACATCACTTGCATACAAGGAGTTACATCTGAAACATGACGGTGAAGCATATGAGGTGAAGATCTCCCGCGATGGCGAGATTGTTCCTGGTGTAAAGGTCGGGGAGATCATCTTTACCACCCTCTCTCATGCCGATATCTGTCATGCCCAGATTCGGATCATCGGCAGCGTGAAACTCTTCAATAATGGCGATATCATCACCATCGGACCAACCCCGGTCAATAAACTTCTTATAAAGGGCGAAGTCTTCGGGAAGGATGAGAACGAACCTGCATTGATTGTATCAATCCTTGAGATGGTGTCGTTACCGAAAAAACCCATCAGGGACTACATGACAACGCCCATCAAGATGCTCTCGACCAAAAATACCCTGAAAGAAGCGATCAGACTCTTTAATACCCACCATATCCATGGAGCCCCGGTTATGGACGGAGGATTTCTCCGTGGCATCGTAACCATGTCTGACATCCTTCATGCCATTGAGCAGGACCTGCCCCTGGACACCCGGGTCTGTGAGGTCATGACCGAAGACGTGGTCTATGCCGATGCATCAGTCCAGCTGTATGAAGTTATCAGAAAGTTCAAGGAGCGTTCAATCGGGAGGCTCGTGGTTTTTGAAGAGAACCGGCCGGTAGGTATTCTGACACAGTCTGACATCTTCCGGACACTACCGACCAACTAA
- the lysA gene encoding diaminopimelate decarboxylase — translation MNLPPHLSIKNQHLMIDGCDTVELAFKYGTPLYVTDETRIRDNYRGYVSALSDHYPHIRVLYAAKANGNLNIIKILAQEGAGADVFSSGELHMALLAGMKPEHLLFNGSSKTEADHRLAVEKGVRVSLDSLDELAQLDRIAGEAGKVVEVSFRVNPAIDVPTHPKIATGLATSKFGIPAAEITDAYAAALACKNVVPVGIHCHIGSQILDVEPFAKEAQVMMEVVEELHRMGVRFKFVDLGGGLGVAYDHFGPDAPTFASYANAVMPVCTSVLRRLGIQPEIWIEPGRSMVCDSTVLLTKVNSVKKAHKTFVNVDAGFNLLIRPAMYDSYHEVLVANRADEEPAGTYTVTGPICETGDILAHDRKLPGVVAGDLIAVLDAGAYGYSMASQYNGRGRCAEVLVRKGQAELMRRAETIDDLMANLETPSWLR, via the coding sequence GTGAATCTTCCCCCTCATCTTTCCATCAAAAATCAGCACCTGATGATCGATGGGTGTGACACGGTTGAACTGGCATTCAAGTACGGAACTCCCCTGTATGTCACCGATGAAACAAGGATTCGGGATAACTACCGGGGATATGTATCTGCCCTGTCAGATCATTACCCGCATATCCGGGTGCTCTATGCTGCAAAGGCAAATGGAAACCTCAATATTATAAAGATCCTAGCCCAGGAGGGTGCAGGAGCAGACGTCTTCTCATCCGGAGAACTGCACATGGCCCTTCTTGCCGGGATGAAACCGGAACACCTGCTCTTTAACGGTTCATCCAAGACCGAGGCAGATCACCGGCTGGCAGTCGAGAAGGGTGTCCGGGTATCCCTTGACTCACTGGATGAGCTGGCCCAGCTTGACCGGATCGCAGGTGAAGCAGGAAAGGTTGTTGAGGTATCCTTCAGGGTAAATCCGGCAATAGATGTCCCGACACACCCGAAGATAGCAACCGGCCTTGCAACATCGAAATTCGGCATTCCGGCAGCAGAGATTACCGATGCGTATGCAGCAGCCCTTGCCTGTAAGAACGTTGTCCCGGTCGGTATCCACTGTCATATCGGCTCACAGATCCTTGACGTTGAACCCTTTGCAAAGGAGGCACAGGTCATGATGGAGGTTGTCGAGGAACTCCACCGGATGGGTGTGAGGTTTAAATTCGTGGACCTTGGCGGTGGCCTTGGGGTTGCGTATGATCATTTCGGCCCTGATGCACCAACCTTTGCCAGCTATGCCAATGCCGTTATGCCGGTCTGCACGTCAGTCCTTAGACGGCTCGGTATTCAGCCTGAGATCTGGATTGAACCAGGCCGGTCCATGGTCTGTGACTCAACCGTTCTTCTAACAAAAGTGAACTCGGTTAAGAAGGCACACAAGACCTTTGTGAACGTGGATGCAGGGTTTAATCTTCTCATCCGTCCGGCCATGTATGACTCCTACCATGAGGTGCTCGTGGCAAACCGTGCTGATGAAGAGCCGGCAGGGACCTACACGGTCACCGGGCCTATCTGTGAGACCGGAGATATCCTTGCTCATGATCGGAAGCTTCCCGGTGTCGTTGCAGGTGACCTTATCGCCGTCCTTGACGCCGGAGCCTATGGGTACTCGATGGCATCCCAGTATAATGGGAGGGGCCGGTGTGCAGAGGTGCTGGTCAGGAAGGGACAGGCAGAACTGATGCGAAGGGCAGAGACCATTGATGATCTGATGGCAAACCTCGAGACCCCTTCATGGCTCAGATAA
- the radA gene encoding DNA repair and recombination protein RadA, whose translation MQQRRLDIEDIPGVGPAIAEKLRDAGFLTVESIATSLPATLAEAAELGEATAKKMIKWCRDQADIGGFKTGTDVFEQRLKVKKLRTLVPEVDELLGGGFETQAITEMYGEFGSGKSQIVHQMAVNVQLPEELGGLNGSVIYVDTENTFRPERIEQMVKGLEIEGADPQEFLKNIHVARAQTSDHQMLLIETSRELAEELKAAGKPVKLVIVDSLTGLFRSEYAGRGTLAERQQKLNRHMHDIFKLCDEYNAIGLVTNQVQSNPAVFFGDPTKPIGGNIVGHTATFRVYLRKSKGGKRIFRLVDSPNLPEGEATFLVEEGGLRSC comes from the coding sequence ATGCAACAGCGGAGACTGGATATTGAGGATATTCCGGGCGTCGGCCCGGCAATTGCAGAAAAGTTACGGGATGCTGGATTTCTTACCGTTGAAAGCATAGCAACATCCCTTCCTGCAACCCTTGCAGAGGCGGCTGAACTAGGAGAGGCAACTGCAAAGAAGATGATCAAGTGGTGCCGGGACCAGGCAGATATCGGGGGATTCAAGACCGGTACTGATGTCTTTGAGCAGCGTCTGAAGGTCAAGAAGCTGCGGACCCTTGTTCCGGAGGTAGACGAACTCCTTGGCGGAGGATTTGAGACCCAGGCTATCACCGAGATGTACGGTGAGTTTGGTTCTGGGAAATCCCAGATTGTTCACCAGATGGCAGTGAACGTCCAGCTCCCGGAGGAACTTGGCGGTTTGAACGGTTCGGTCATCTACGTGGATACGGAAAATACCTTCAGACCTGAACGTATTGAGCAGATGGTGAAGGGTCTTGAGATAGAGGGTGCAGATCCACAGGAATTCTTAAAGAATATCCACGTTGCCCGTGCCCAGACATCTGATCACCAGATGCTCCTCATCGAGACATCCCGTGAGCTAGCAGAGGAACTAAAAGCTGCAGGAAAGCCGGTCAAACTCGTGATCGTGGACTCACTCACCGGCCTTTTCAGATCAGAATATGCAGGTCGTGGCACCCTTGCAGAACGCCAGCAGAAACTGAATCGTCATATGCATGACATCTTCAAGCTCTGCGACGAGTACAATGCTATAGGCCTCGTGACCAACCAGGTCCAGTCCAATCCGGCAGTTTTCTTTGGTGACCCGACAAAACCTATCGGAGGAAATATCGTCGGCCATACCGCCACCTTCCGGGTATACCTGCGAAAAAGCAAGGGCGGAAAGCGTATCTTCCGGCTGGTTGACAGTCCGAACCTGCCGGAAGGGGAAGCAACGTTCCTGGTGGAAGAGGGCGGTCTTCGGTCCTGCTAG
- a CDS encoding site-specific DNA-methyltransferase, protein MRSFTTSHGIFYNGDCIKGAALIPDNTVDLIITDPPYGIEGDKLHRHYNRDESFVTDGYVEIPAEEYESFTRDWILQAERILRPGGSLYIVSGYTHLRHILNALYETSLEEVNHIIWRYNFGVFTSLKYVSSHYHILFYAKPGGKRTFNTECRFSLSEKDENGGSLNYQDREDVWIINREYKPGKVKNKNELPTALLSKIIQYSSNEGDLVCDLFLGGFSTAKTAIGLLRRATGFEISPVMYDAKIDEMMAVVPGFLLDTAQTPKEPSRKRTRKAWNPEETEQLRKRYNELNQTSLSQKEVNQQLQEEFDRGYWSIEKALKQTGIKPGR, encoded by the coding sequence ATGCGTTCATTTACGACATCTCATGGCATTTTTTACAATGGCGACTGCATAAAAGGGGCAGCGCTCATTCCTGACAACACTGTTGATCTCATCATCACCGATCCCCCGTACGGGATTGAAGGGGACAAACTCCACCGGCACTATAACCGGGACGAATCATTTGTCACCGACGGATATGTGGAGATCCCGGCGGAGGAGTACGAATCATTCACCAGAGACTGGATTTTACAGGCCGAACGAATCCTCCGGCCAGGTGGTTCTCTTTATATCGTCTCCGGATATACCCACCTTCGACATATTCTCAATGCTCTCTATGAAACCAGCCTTGAAGAGGTAAACCATATCATCTGGCGATATAATTTCGGGGTATTTACCAGCCTGAAGTATGTCTCATCACATTACCATATCCTCTTTTATGCAAAGCCCGGGGGGAAGCGGACCTTTAACACCGAATGCAGGTTCTCCCTCTCTGAAAAGGATGAGAACGGGGGATCGCTTAATTACCAGGATCGCGAGGATGTCTGGATCATCAACCGGGAGTATAAACCAGGGAAAGTAAAGAATAAAAATGAACTCCCGACCGCTCTTTTAAGTAAGATCATCCAGTATAGCAGCAATGAGGGTGATCTCGTGTGTGATCTCTTCCTTGGGGGGTTCTCAACCGCAAAGACTGCAATCGGACTCCTGCGGAGAGCAACCGGGTTTGAAATCTCACCGGTCATGTATGATGCGAAGATTGATGAGATGATGGCAGTAGTCCCCGGATTTCTTCTTGATACCGCACAGACCCCGAAAGAACCCAGCAGGAAACGAACCCGGAAAGCCTGGAATCCGGAAGAGACAGAGCAGCTTCGGAAAAGATATAACGAATTGAACCAGACCAGCCTTTCACAGAAAGAAGTAAACCAGCAATTACAAGAGGAATTTGATCGGGGGTACTGGTCGATAGAAAAAGCCCTCAAACAGACCGGTATAAAACCCGGACGATAA
- a CDS encoding NOG1 family protein produces the protein MSFEKIPTVPTADEVLDRALRRAAKKMREKPNKKRASVEFVEAAYLSVHDKLVSVIQSFPTLSEEPQFYQDIVEILWTTDRLKKSLGAVGWAARWSKDHRGGLAKDVRYSSEENSIAARKKAIARLSSVVHQIEDDLLFLNDVRNVLRKLPTVEDVFTIVVAGFPNVGKSSFIRRVSSAEPEVASYPFTTKGIIVGHYYHRHEKVQLIDTPGVLDRPGIERNAIERQALSAIVNIADALLFILDPSAHCGYPLEEQLRLLEEVKGLVQVPIVVVANKADLTSIPEYPSMSTGSGEGVQEILDALLVHKDEWKPKRSKEPEEHQV, from the coding sequence GTGAGTTTTGAAAAAATCCCTACCGTTCCCACAGCAGATGAAGTGCTTGACCGGGCACTTCGTCGTGCTGCAAAAAAGATGCGGGAGAAACCAAATAAAAAAAGAGCGAGTGTTGAGTTTGTTGAAGCTGCCTACCTCTCGGTCCATGATAAACTGGTTTCAGTCATCCAGTCCTTTCCTACGTTATCTGAAGAGCCCCAGTTTTACCAGGATATTGTTGAAATTCTCTGGACCACTGATCGGCTGAAAAAATCCCTGGGTGCTGTCGGCTGGGCTGCCCGATGGTCCAAGGATCACCGGGGCGGTCTTGCAAAGGATGTCAGGTACTCTTCAGAAGAGAACTCAATTGCAGCACGAAAAAAGGCAATCGCCCGTCTCTCATCCGTAGTTCACCAGATTGAAGATGACCTCCTGTTTTTGAATGATGTCCGGAATGTTCTTCGAAAACTGCCTACCGTTGAGGATGTTTTTACCATCGTGGTTGCCGGATTCCCAAATGTCGGGAAATCATCATTTATCCGAAGGGTCTCCTCAGCAGAGCCTGAAGTTGCCTCTTATCCCTTTACTACAAAAGGAATCATCGTCGGCCATTATTACCACCGACATGAGAAGGTTCAGCTCATTGATACGCCCGGTGTCCTGGATCGGCCTGGTATTGAGCGAAATGCCATCGAACGGCAGGCATTATCGGCAATTGTGAATATTGCGGATGCCCTCCTCTTTATCCTTGACCCAAGTGCCCATTGCGGCTATCCTCTGGAAGAACAATTAAGGCTCCTTGAGGAAGTAAAAGGCCTTGTTCAGGTACCGATTGTGGTTGTCGCAAACAAGGCGGATCTCACAAGCATTCCTGAATACCCATCCATGTCCACCGGGAGTGGTGAAGGAGTCCAGGAGATTCTTGATGCCCTGCTCGTCCACAAGGATGAATGGAAACCGAAAAGATCAAAGGAACCTGAAGAACATCAGGTTTGA
- a CDS encoding PspC domain-containing protein, protein MEPKRLYRSRKDKILAGICGGIGKYLDIDPIIIRLIFIVLLLTVGSGILIYLIAWILIPLEPEDAEFVVKE, encoded by the coding sequence ATGGAACCAAAACGGTTGTACCGGTCCAGAAAAGATAAGATCCTCGCAGGAATATGTGGAGGTATCGGAAAATATCTTGATATCGACCCGATCATCATCAGACTTATCTTCATCGTCCTGTTACTCACGGTTGGATCCGGCATACTGATTTACCTGATCGCCTGGATTCTCATTCCATTAGAACCTGAAGATGCTGAGTTTGTTGTAAAAGAGTAA
- a CDS encoding phosphoglycolate phosphatase, protein MLRGVITDIDGTLTDEKRRLSTAAIETIRKLQEGGIEVVLSSGNTSCLLKGLCKLIGTGGTFIGENGGVYRIGFQGSMQVMANRDIAVKALNLLEEYYGKKGIRLELYSHQERYSDIAFAREVPVEEVRSLLSGWPVDIMDTNFAIHIHEAGIDKGRTFHIVAEQLGIKPDEFLGIGDSENDIGMIKAAGTGCCVANAQEDVRNISDYCSSVPYGEGFVEIMRMYFPHILAR, encoded by the coding sequence GTGTTACGGGGAGTGATAACCGATATCGATGGAACACTGACTGATGAAAAGCGCAGACTTTCGACTGCTGCCATAGAGACAATACGAAAGCTTCAGGAGGGTGGTATAGAGGTGGTGCTCTCATCAGGCAACACCTCCTGTCTTCTCAAGGGGCTATGCAAACTCATTGGCACCGGCGGAACCTTCATCGGCGAGAATGGCGGTGTGTACCGGATCGGGTTTCAGGGTTCCATGCAGGTTATGGCAAACCGGGATATTGCGGTAAAGGCGCTGAACCTGCTGGAAGAATACTATGGGAAAAAAGGCATCCGTCTTGAGCTCTACTCCCACCAGGAGCGGTATTCGGATATTGCGTTTGCCCGTGAGGTACCGGTTGAAGAGGTCAGATCCCTTCTTTCAGGCTGGCCGGTAGATATCATGGACACTAACTTTGCCATCCATATTCACGAGGCCGGTATTGATAAAGGAAGAACATTTCACATCGTTGCAGAGCAGCTGGGTATAAAGCCTGATGAGTTCCTTGGCATTGGAGACTCGGAGAATGATATCGGGATGATTAAGGCTGCAGGAACCGGCTGCTGCGTTGCAAATGCTCAGGAAGATGTACGGAATATCTCTGATTATTGCTCATCAGTTCCGTACGGCGAAGGCTTTGTTGAGATAATGAGGATGTACTTTCCTCACATTCTGGCAAGGTAA
- a CDS encoding LL-diaminopimelate aminotransferase, translating into MFAQRIANLPPYLFARIDEMKAKKRAEGVDVIDLGVGDPDLATPPHIVDALIDAAKNPDNHHYPSYLGMAAYRQAVAGWYNKRFGVDVDPDSQVISLIGSKDGVAHIPEALVGPGDYVLVPSPGYPVYSTGALFAEAKTYEMPLLKENGFLPDLDAIPNNIAKKSKLMWINYPNNPTSAIAPPSFYQEVVEFAREHGIVVVSDNAYSEISFDGYKAPSFLETDGAEEVGIEMHSLSKTYNMTGWRIGMAVGNKEVIRGLGIVKTNIDSGVFNPVQYAAIAALEGPQDCVAEACKIYQERRDVLVSGLKKLGFDVTTPKATFYVWMSVPDSISFAARMLDETGIVVTPGVGFGKSGEGYVRFAITRSVDRIKEAVERMGEVKW; encoded by the coding sequence ATGTTTGCACAACGAATAGCGAATCTTCCCCCCTATCTATTCGCCCGTATAGACGAGATGAAAGCAAAGAAAAGGGCTGAAGGGGTTGACGTCATCGATCTTGGAGTCGGAGACCCGGATCTTGCAACTCCGCCCCATATCGTCGATGCTCTCATTGATGCCGCAAAAAACCCTGATAATCATCACTACCCTTCGTACCTGGGGATGGCGGCATATCGGCAGGCGGTTGCAGGCTGGTATAATAAACGGTTTGGTGTAGATGTTGATCCTGACTCACAGGTCATATCCCTCATAGGTTCAAAGGATGGGGTTGCCCATATCCCTGAAGCACTCGTCGGTCCGGGAGATTATGTCCTGGTTCCAAGCCCCGGATATCCGGTCTATAGTACCGGAGCACTCTTTGCCGAAGCAAAGACGTATGAGATGCCGCTCCTCAAAGAGAACGGGTTTCTCCCTGATCTTGACGCCATCCCAAATAATATTGCTAAAAAATCAAAACTGATGTGGATAAACTACCCGAACAACCCCACATCTGCCATTGCTCCCCCGTCATTCTACCAGGAGGTTGTCGAGTTTGCACGGGAACATGGTATCGTCGTCGTCAGTGACAATGCCTACTCTGAGATCTCTTTTGACGGATACAAGGCCCCCTCTTTCCTTGAGACTGACGGAGCAGAGGAGGTCGGAATTGAGATGCACTCCCTGTCAAAGACCTACAACATGACCGGATGGCGGATTGGTATGGCGGTTGGAAACAAGGAGGTTATCCGTGGCCTTGGTATTGTCAAGACCAACATCGATTCCGGGGTCTTTAATCCGGTTCAGTATGCAGCCATTGCAGCCTTGGAAGGTCCGCAGGACTGTGTTGCAGAGGCATGCAAAATCTACCAGGAACGCCGGGATGTTCTGGTGAGCGGACTTAAAAAACTCGGGTTTGATGTCACGACACCAAAGGCAACTTTTTATGTCTGGATGAGTGTTCCTGACAGTATCTCCTTTGCAGCACGGATGCTGGACGAGACCGGTATTGTCGTAACCCCTGGTGTCGGGTTTGGAAAATCCGGTGAAGGTTATGTCAGGTTTGCAATCACCCGCTCAGTTGACCGGATAAAAGAGGCAGTAGAACGGATGGGCGAGGTGAAATGGTGA
- a CDS encoding PRC-barrel domain-containing protein, which yields MKSILARTLSRKQIVTNDGKAIGSLRNLMVDFDTGLITDLVLEPDQSFDTTGYTLDGDRMLIPFEAVRDIKDFIVVDRYLARM from the coding sequence ATGAAGTCCATACTTGCCCGCACGCTCTCACGGAAACAGATCGTGACCAATGACGGGAAAGCAATCGGATCACTTCGCAATCTGATGGTAGATTTTGATACAGGCCTGATCACAGACCTTGTGCTAGAGCCTGATCAGTCCTTTGATACAACCGGATATACCCTGGACGGAGACCGGATGCTTATCCCTTTCGAAGCCGTCAGGGACATAAAAGACTTTATTGTGGTAGATCGTTACCTTGCCAGAATGTGA
- a CDS encoding ABC transporter permease, whose amino-acid sequence MSSHRLFFGLAVRNLQIHWLRSLLAAIGIIIGVVAISSMGILGNSLVLSVSDSLTDVGDSVVVTPHVSFQGMASTGTDKRITDRQLEQIRRASGNNEVVPVYAGGDRIRIGREILAASIYGVDPQDIPTLLNIESGQFLRGASGVMVGAKLAKENNLAVGSRILVGDEEAGVRVVGILAERGMGFDISPDYAIIASDQWYKDCYDVTGYDQVIVKVRNLKDIDQVKDSIDAQLNRRETEVNVYDTKAILETILETFGRISTFTMAIGGISLIVAGVSIFNVMMMSVMERYREIGILRSIGTKRAEVRSMFIYEALILGVSGSIIGGVLSFLGGYAAIAIMLQETSYLFAFSSLIQIPYGMIFGVATSILSGLYPAWKASDLRPIDALRHE is encoded by the coding sequence ATGAGTAGTCACCGACTCTTTTTCGGTCTTGCGGTCCGAAACCTGCAGATCCACTGGCTCAGGTCACTTCTTGCCGCCATTGGGATCATCATCGGGGTGGTTGCCATCTCTTCCATGGGCATCCTTGGAAACAGCCTGGTTTTATCCGTGTCAGACTCGCTTACCGATGTCGGTGACTCGGTCGTGGTGACACCTCATGTCTCATTTCAGGGGATGGCCAGCACCGGGACCGACAAGCGTATAACTGATCGGCAATTGGAACAGATACGCCGTGCTTCGGGGAATAACGAGGTGGTACCCGTGTATGCTGGAGGAGACCGCATCAGGATTGGCCGTGAGATTCTTGCCGCATCCATCTACGGGGTTGATCCGCAGGATATTCCGACTCTTCTGAATATTGAGTCCGGCCAGTTCCTCCGGGGAGCATCGGGAGTGATGGTCGGGGCAAAATTAGCCAAAGAGAATAACCTTGCCGTCGGCTCCAGGATTCTGGTCGGTGATGAGGAGGCCGGAGTCAGAGTAGTCGGAATACTGGCAGAGCGGGGGATGGGATTTGATATCAGCCCTGATTACGCAATCATCGCATCAGATCAGTGGTACAAGGACTGTTATGATGTCACCGGATATGACCAGGTCATCGTGAAGGTCAGGAACCTGAAAGATATTGATCAGGTCAAGGATTCAATAGATGCACAACTAAACCGGCGGGAGACCGAGGTGAATGTCTATGATACCAAGGCGATCCTTGAGACCATTTTGGAAACATTTGGCAGGATATCCACCTTTACCATGGCAATCGGAGGGATCTCCCTCATCGTTGCAGGAGTGTCCATCTTTAATGTCATGATGATGTCTGTCATGGAGCGGTACCGGGAGATCGGAATCCTCCGGTCTATCGGGACAAAACGGGCCGAGGTTAGGAGCATGTTCATCTATGAGGCCCTGATCCTCGGGGTATCAGGCTCAATTATCGGTGGTGTGCTGAGTTTTCTTGGTGGATATGCAGCAATAGCCATCATGCTCCAGGAGACATCATACCTTTTTGCATTCTCCAGCCTTATCCAGATACCCTATGGCATGATTTTTGGTGTTGCAACCAGCATCCTGTCAGGATTGTACCCGGCATGGAAAGCATCAGATCTGCGGCCGATTGACGCACTCAGACATGAGTAA
- a CDS encoding tetratricopeptide repeat protein — protein sequence MDYEQVLKLCPADPDALMNRGRALIELTRFEEAISTFEQVIQNNQNHAAAWISKGFALFESGKYQEALEAFEQGGLINPDDPGIWEQQGDILIELGRFEEALSAFEKAIQMRPGKGYLWRKKGHALKALGRKDKMNEAYDKGFRLDCPEYDI from the coding sequence CTGGATTATGAACAGGTACTAAAACTATGCCCTGCAGATCCTGATGCCCTGATGAACAGAGGTCGTGCTCTCATAGAACTAACCCGTTTTGAAGAGGCAATCAGTACATTTGAACAAGTTATTCAGAATAATCAGAACCATGCAGCAGCCTGGATATCGAAAGGTTTTGCCCTCTTCGAATCAGGAAAATATCAGGAAGCATTGGAAGCATTTGAGCAGGGAGGCCTGATAAATCCTGATGATCCGGGGATCTGGGAACAGCAGGGAGATATACTCATCGAACTGGGCAGATTTGAAGAGGCTCTGTCAGCCTTCGAAAAGGCAATACAGATGCGGCCTGGAAAAGGATATTTGTGGAGAAAGAAAGGCCATGCTCTCAAAGCTCTTGGAAGAAAGGATAAGATGAATGAAGCATATGACAAAGGATTCCGCCTTGACTGCCCTGAATATGATATCTGA
- a CDS encoding OB-fold nucleic acid binding domain-containing protein gives MVRYHYALVDDLISREEFDRLIEKKIADCGNLADETTAALLVVKDLGRSHVKIRGLRGKSSLFCFYAKIIAFSGVREFDRPEGEKGLVARLTVADETGQVELVFWDEQAAALEETFEIGDVVEIIGRHGKSIREIMPLNLRKTCVDIDCVMEVKERKAPERTDLHLLVISLAEPRPFTRRDGTSGEMVSGLVGDTNGTARFICWEPALLSGISPGMAVSVTGALTKEGDYGGREIVCDEETFIAQADTSPDIPVTALDHIAPETSCTVRGTITKILPAKPFTKRDGTTSFVRNLRFSDGTADVPLVLWDVEAKRTLLPGETIILYNAYTKVGRSGEIEVSLGRGGALTVIPDKEEPVRIEGWILHVPEGIVITNREGSWLVETRLPHGSHVIMTGRASGKRVFCESEEVVKEDLEGLKNAVSSFIRSFS, from the coding sequence GTGGTCAGGTATCACTATGCCCTGGTCGACGACCTGATCAGCAGGGAAGAGTTCGACCGTCTGATAGAGAAGAAGATAGCTGACTGTGGAAACCTCGCAGATGAGACCACGGCAGCCCTGCTGGTAGTAAAAGATCTTGGCCGGTCCCATGTCAAGATTCGAGGTCTGCGGGGGAAGTCCTCCCTCTTCTGTTTTTATGCAAAGATCATTGCCTTCTCTGGTGTCAGGGAGTTTGACCGCCCTGAGGGGGAGAAGGGTTTGGTTGCACGACTGACGGTGGCAGACGAGACCGGACAGGTTGAACTGGTCTTCTGGGATGAGCAGGCTGCAGCCCTTGAAGAGACCTTTGAGATAGGCGACGTGGTCGAGATCATCGGCCGGCATGGAAAATCCATCCGGGAGATTATGCCGCTGAATTTGCGGAAAACCTGTGTGGACATCGATTGTGTGATGGAGGTGAAAGAGCGGAAGGCCCCTGAGCGCACAGACCTGCACCTTCTCGTCATCAGTCTTGCCGAGCCCCGTCCCTTTACCCGCCGGGATGGTACCAGCGGCGAGATGGTGAGTGGTCTTGTCGGTGATACAAACGGGACTGCACGGTTTATCTGCTGGGAGCCTGCCCTGTTATCTGGAATATCTCCGGGGATGGCTGTATCGGTGACCGGTGCCCTGACGAAGGAGGGAGACTATGGAGGACGGGAGATTGTGTGTGATGAAGAGACCTTCATCGCCCAGGCAGATACATCCCCAGATATCCCGGTAACAGCGCTTGATCATATCGCTCCTGAAACGAGCTGTACTGTCCGGGGCACAATAACAAAGATCCTGCCGGCAAAACCCTTTACCAAGCGGGATGGAACAACGTCCTTTGTCCGTAACCTCCGGTTTTCTGATGGAACTGCCGATGTCCCTCTGGTTCTTTGGGATGTTGAGGCAAAACGAACGCTCCTCCCCGGTGAGACGATCATACTCTATAATGCCTATACAAAAGTTGGAAGATCCGGTGAAATTGAGGTCTCTCTAGGGAGAGGGGGCGCTCTCACCGTTATTCCCGATAAGGAAGAGCCGGTCAGGATTGAAGGATGGATACTGCATGTACCGGAGGGGATAGTCATTACAAACCGGGAGGGATCATGGCTGGTGGAGACCCGTCTCCCCCATGGGTCACATGTCATTATGACCGGTCGGGCGAGTGGAAAAAGGGTCTTCTGCGAAAGTGAAGAGGTGGTAAAAGAAGACCTTGAAGGGTTGAAGAATGCGGTTTCCTCCTTCATACGGTCGTTTTCATAA